A region of the Amycolatopsis sp. cg13 genome:
ATGCCGGTGCCGAAGAAATCGCGGAGCACTTGGACGGTCAATGTGCCGTCTTCCGCGGCCCCGGCGCTGCCGGCGGTGACCGTCATCGCGCTGCTGCCCAGCACCAGGGCAGCAGCGGCTAATCGGGCCAGCCGGAATCTGCCGCTGGTTCTTCTGCCACCTCTGTTCATGACTGCGGGATCTCCGTTCTCTGCGCGGAATATTCGCGCGGCGTGCCGCAAAGTGCGTAACAGTGAACCAGAAAACGACCTTTCCGGGTACGGCACCGGGATAAACGGACCGGGTGAATCGAAATCCCTGCTACGGTCACTCGCTGTGCTTGCCAAACGGATCGCGCGCCGCTGGCTCGTCGTCGCTGTCGCGGCGATAGTCGCAGTCGGCGCAGGAATATTCTCGTATGTTGCCGCCAGTTCGCCCGATTCCGGCCCGCGCGCGGTCACCGCGGACGAGGCGAGCCGGCTCGCGATCGCGCGATTCCGCAATTACCAGAAACAAGGCCGCGCGGTGACGATCAGTGTCCCCGCCGCGGCGGGCGAACTCCTGATCACCGGTTCGGCCGATTACCGCGCCAAGACCGGTTACGGAGTGCTGAAAGGCAAAGGACGCAACGACTCCGGCAATGGTCTGATCCGGTGGACCGGCACCCGCGTCGAACTCCGCCCGTTGCCCGCGATCCCCGATCTGCCCCCGGCGAACCCGCCCGCCGACGGCTGGTTCGGCCGCCCGCTCAATCCGACCGCGGGCCCGCTGGACCGGTCATTGGCCATTCTGCTGGGCCTCGGCAGCGACCGGCCGGACAACGCGCAATTGCTGCCGCAGAACGGCGCCGAATGGGTAGGGTCCGATCAGGTGAACGGCCACGCCATCGACGTCTTCACCGGCCCGGATTCCCGGGAACGGCCCGGCAGCGCGGAATCCGTCCGGTACTGGCTCGACGCGGACGGGGTGATGTACCGGGTGCGGACTTCGGTCCCGGGGGAAAGGAATCCGGTGGTCATTGATTTCGACACGCACGAATTCACTGCGGTTCCGGTTGGCCGCTGACATTTCCTCAGGATTTGGCTAGAGGTCCGGTCAGCCTGCGAGGGCGGCGAGTGTCAGCGTGAGGAATCGCGACACTGCGATCCGTGGCCCTAGACGGCAGCCACCGAGGCCCGGTCCGCCAGCAACGACGCGCCGGGCACCTGGATCTTCGCGACGTCCGGAAACTCCGGCACCGCCGGGACAACCGTGGGACCCGCCGTGCTTGCGGCCGGAAATTGCGGCTGCAGCGGCGGTGCCGCGACCTCGGTGAACGGAATGCCCGCGGGCGGGTTCGCCCTGGTCCAGCTGCCCGAAGGGGAGTCCGCCGCTGCGGGACAGGCAGCACTCGCCGCCAATCCCTCCGGAATCGTATGCAGCGCCCCGGAATCAACGCAGTTTCCGCTGCCCTTGGTCGCGCCGGGGAACGTCCAGCCGACGTCGAGGCCGTTCGCCGCGAAGACGTCGCCGACGATCCGGTTGCCCGTCGGCGGCACGTCCTGGGTCGCGGTGAGCACGAGCCCGGCGTTCGCGTTCCCGGCGATCCGGTTGCGCAGCACCTGGTTGCCGCTGCCGCCGTCGATGCCGATCCCGATGCCCCAGCCGCCGTCGGCCTGTTCGGGCGTCGCCGCCTGCCCGTTGGCCGCGACCAGATTCCCGGCGACCACGGAATCCCGCTGCGGCAACAGCTTCTCCTGATGATCGGAGTTGGCGGTCAGCCCGACCCGGTTCCCGCTGAACCGGTTGCCGGCGACGTACATCTCGCCGCTGGCGTTCGTGCCCTCGAAGCCGACCGCGTTGAGCTCCGCGACGTTGTCCCGCACGACCGTCCGGCACGGTTTGCATTGGCCGACATAGATTCCGGAATCGGCTCCGCCGGACGTGTACGACTGCTCGATCACCCCGTTCTGCGCGGAAAACGCATAGATTCCGTAGAGACCGTTGCGGGTGGCGGTGACGTGCGAGACCAGGAACGAACTGAGGAAACGGATCGGCTCGTCGCCGGTGTCGTAACCGCCTCCGTGCCCCGGCAGCCCGTCGGCGGCCTTGACCGAACCCGTGACGAGGACGCCGTTCTGCGTGTGATTCCGGACGGTCAGATTCTCCACCGCGACGCCCGGCGCGGACACGACGACGCCGTTGTCCCGCTTCAGCTGTCCGTCGACGACCACTCGTTCCCGCACTTCGCCGCGCAGCGTGACCTTCGGCGTCGTGAGCTTCACCGTTTCGTGGTATTCCCCGGGCGCGACAAGCACGAGATCCCCGGACTGCGCCAGGGAAACGGCGGCGGAGATCGTCGGCGCGTCGGCGGGAACGCGGATCGTGACGCCCGCCCCGTCCGGCCGATGCCCCTCGGCGGAGGAAGAACCGCAACCGCTGACCAGCGCGGCGGAAAGCCCCAGGATCGCCACCATGGCGGGAAAACGCATCCGCCCAGTCTGGCACGAGCGCCGGATTCCGTTGGGGTGATTGTTCGCCGGGCTGGCGGTCGTGCGCTTGGTTGGTGCGTGCCGCGGTCGGCCTGGTTGCGGGGGAGCGGCTCCCTTCCGCTTCCCGGCCAGACACCCGTTCCGCCGAGCCGAATTCGCCTGGCGCACCGGAATCTGTCACGCTGCCCGTCGTGAATTCCGCTGAGCGCCGCCCTTCCCGCCGCGCTTTTCTCGGGGCCGCGATGACCGCGGGTCTCGCCGCCGGCTGCCACGCGGCCTCCGCCCCCGACTCCGCCGAGACCCGGCCCGGCCCGATCCCGCCCACCGGCGCCCACCAAGCCGGGGTCACCACGCCGCAACAACCACAACCGCACCTGCTGATCGTCACCGCGGATTTATCCGTTGCCCCAGGCCCCTTTCTCGCCGAATTAGGCCGTACCATCGTGGCCCTGACCGCGGGAACGGAAACCCGCTTCCTAGGCCTGCCCCCAGGCGACCTGACCGTGACCGTCGGAATCGGCCCCCGCCTCGTCCAGACCCGCGACCCGCAACTGCCCGGCGCGAAAGACCTCCCGCCGGCCGCGCACGAGACGATCGCCCCATCCGACCGCGGCGGCGACCTGCTGCTCCAGATCTGCGCCAGCGACCCACTGGTCCCGCCCGTCGCCGCAGCCGCGCTCCTCGCGAAGCCCGGCGTACGCGAACGCTGGCGGCAATCCGGCGCACGCGGACCGCACGTCCCGGTCGCAGCCGGACAGACCGCGCCGAGGAACGTCCTGGGTTTCGTCGACGGCATCATCGGCCCGCACACTCCCGCCGAGCAGCAACGGGACCTGTGGCTCCCCGGCCCGCCTCCGGTCGCGGGCGGCACGATCGCCGTAGTCCGGCGGATGGCACTGGACGTGGCCCGATTCGCCGCGTTGCCGGTCGCCGCGCAGGAATCCGTCTTCGGCCGCCGAAGAGACTCCGGAATCCCGCTGTCCGGCGGCTCCATAGCGGACGGTCCGGACCTGGGCGCGAAAACCCCGGACGGCCGGTACCTCGTCCCCGCCGACGCCCACATCCGCCGCGCCCACGCGAACGTCGTCGGGGCCGGG
Encoded here:
- a CDS encoding nitrous oxide reductase family maturation protein NosD, with product MRFPAMVAILGLSAALVSGCGSSSAEGHRPDGAGVTIRVPADAPTISAAVSLAQSGDLVLVAPGEYHETVKLTTPKVTLRGEVRERVVVDGQLKRDNGVVVSAPGVAVENLTVRNHTQNGVLVTGSVKAADGLPGHGGGYDTGDEPIRFLSSFLVSHVTATRNGLYGIYAFSAQNGVIEQSYTSGGADSGIYVGQCKPCRTVVRDNVAELNAVGFEGTNASGEMYVAGNRFSGNRVGLTANSDHQEKLLPQRDSVVAGNLVAANGQAATPEQADGGWGIGIGIDGGSGNQVLRNRIAGNANAGLVLTATQDVPPTGNRIVGDVFAANGLDVGWTFPGATKGSGNCVDSGALHTIPEGLAASAACPAAADSPSGSWTRANPPAGIPFTEVAAPPLQPQFPAASTAGPTVVPAVPEFPDVAKIQVPGASLLADRASVAAV
- a CDS encoding Dyp-type peroxidase → MNSAERRPSRRAFLGAAMTAGLAAGCHAASAPDSAETRPGPIPPTGAHQAGVTTPQQPQPHLLIVTADLSVAPGPFLAELGRTIVALTAGTETRFLGLPPGDLTVTVGIGPRLVQTRDPQLPGAKDLPPAAHETIAPSDRGGDLLLQICASDPLVPPVAAAALLAKPGVRERWRQSGARGPHVPVAAGQTAPRNVLGFVDGIIGPHTPAEQQRDLWLPGPPPVAGGTIAVVRRMALDVARFAALPVAAQESVFGRRRDSGIPLSGGSIADGPDLGAKTPDGRYLVPADAHIRRAHANVVGAGLMLRRSYSMDTPTPGLLFASFQNDLHTFTATLASMEAADALLPFTTTTASGTFLILPGFDEHRPLGSTLFPS